The Nicotiana tomentosiformis chromosome 9, ASM39032v3, whole genome shotgun sequence genome contains the following window.
TCAGCTGGCCAAGCTCGTAATAGTAGACGTACTCAGAGTGATATTTCTGATGTAAGTTTTCGAGCTTCATAGTTAAGGTCAAAGCAACCAGATATTTGTTTTGTCAGATCTATCTTGCACGAGTGATTACAGATTTGACATCTCTCAATATGATTTTATATGCAGTTACAAAATACCCATCCATGTGGTTCAACATTAGATTTCAGCCAAACTATTGCTCGGGATTGGACATCTGCTGATCACTATAGTGGTGAAACTTCCTTGAGCGTGCGAAGCTCAGATGTGGGGTCTGAACGTGGAAATATGCAAGTAAGAACAAGTTCGGATGGTTTCCGTATTAGTGTCTCTAGCACTCCAAGTTGTTCGAGTGGGGGTTCCGGGCCAGATGACATAGAATCATTAGGTGATGTTTATGTGTGGGGGGAAATTTGGTGTGATGGAGTGTCAAAAGATGGAGCTGGGAATCCAATTACCATTAAACATGATGTACTTAGTCCTAAACCTTTGGAGTCGAATGTGGTTCTTGATGTTCATCAAATTGCTTGTGGGGTACGACACATTGCTCTTGTTACAAGGCAAGGAGAGGTTTTCACTTGGGGAGAAGAGTCTGGTGGCAGGCTAGGTCATGGAATTGAAAAGGATTTTAGTCGCCCTCGGCTTGTTGAATTTCTGGCTGTTACAAACGTCGATTTTGTTTCATGTGGCGAGTATCATACCTGTGCTGTGTCTACATTGGGCGATTTATATACTTGGGGAGATGGAACTCACAATGCTGGACTTCTTGGGCATGGCAATGATGTTAGCCATTGGATTCCTAAAAGAGTTTCCGGTCCTCTTGAAGGGCTTCAAGTTTTATCAGTTGCGTGTGGCACGTGGCATTCAGCTTTGGCAACTGCAAATGGAAAACTATTCACATTTGGGGATGGATCATTTGGAGTCTTAGGTCATGGCGATCGTGAAAGTGTACTGTATCCCAAGGAAGTTCAATCGTTGAACGGACTCAAGACGATTAAAGTTGCGTGTGGTGTGTGGCACACGGCTGCTATTGTGGAAGTCACAAACCATAACTGTGGAAATGTGCCCACTAGAAAGTTATTCACTTGGGGAGATGGTGATAAGAATAGATTAGGTCATGGAAATAAGGAAACTTATCTGCTTCCGACTTGTGTCTCTGCAATTATCGATTACAACTTCCATCAGTTAGCATGCGGACATAATATAACCGTTGGTCTTACCACATCCGGTCATGTCTTTATCATGGGAAGCAATGCATATGGTCAGCTAGGCAATCCACAGGCCGATGGAAAGGTCCCGTCCCTTGTACAAGATAAATTGGTAGGTGAATTCGTCGAAGAAATAGTATGTGGTGCATTCCATGTTGCTGTCCTTACATCAAGAAGTGAAGTCTTTACGTGGGGAAAAGGCGCTAACGGAAGGTTAGGTCATGGTGATACAGAAGATCGGAACGCTCCAACATTAGTTGAGGCCTTAAAAGACAGGCATGTGAAGAACATAGCATGTGGCTCTAATTACACTGCTAGTATTTGCATTCATAAGTGGGTATCAGGAGCAGATCAATCTGTTTGCTCAGGTTGTCGACAAGCATTTGGATTTactcgaaagaggcataactgtTATAATTGTGGACTAGTTCATTGTCATGCTTGCAGTTCAAAAAAAGCACTCAAAGCTGCACTTGCTCCGACACCAGGAAAACCACATCGCGTTTGTGAATCTTGCTACATGAAATTGAAAAAGGCTTCCGAAGGaagttcctcattttatgctaAGAAATTTAACTCCTCTCATCGACCAGAGAATAGTAAGTTAGACAGAGGCGAGCCAAAAACATCACGGGTTTTGCTCTCACCCACTGTAGAACCGATTAAGTACCTTGAAGTTAAGTCTACTAGGCCTGGCATCAAATCAGATTCTCTAAGTATAGTGAGAGCTTCACAAGTTCCATCACTTTTGCAATTAAAAGATATCGCTTTTCCAAGTTCACTTAGCGCTCTTCAACATGCGTTGAAGCCTGTTGTGACCGCGCAACCTCAGCCTCAATCTCACTCTCAATCGCAATCTCAATCTCAACCTCCTTCATCCAACTCTAGACCTGCTTCACCGTACTCTAGAAGACCAAGTCCTCCGCGCTCCCCCGCTCCTGTTTTTTCAAGGGGTGTAATCGATAGTCTTAGAAAGACAAATGATGTATTACACCAAGAAGTTGCCAAATTGCAAAACCAGGTATGGAAAATCTTTCACATACAAAACAAGAAGATTTATCCTTCTGTTGATTAACTTAATGTCTAGCACTATCGTTATTAGTTGTCACatttatatatgtagatcaaaagTTTAAAGCAGAAAAGTGATGGACaagatgctgaaatcaaaaaattgaaggaaagttcTCAAGAATCATCTAGGTTGGTTGCAGAGAGAGCATCAAAGTGTAATATCGCGGTGGAAACCATGAAGTCTATTACTGCTCAAGTAATGTTCAAATTGCTTCTCTTCTGTTTATGCTTGACTTATGATTTGTGTTATATCGATAAATCAAAATTCACATATGTTGTATATATGGTGTAGCAGTTTAATGCAACTGTCTACAGAAAAGAAAATATAGGAAACTATGCTTATCAGACATGCGTCTAACTATGAGAATTAGGGCAGGGCAGCctggtgcacaaagcatcctATATTCatgcagggtccggggaagggccgcaccccaaggggtATGATGTAGGCAACCTACTCTAATACAAGTATCGGTGGCTGAttacacggctcgaacccgtgacctataggtcacaagGAGACAACTTGACCGTTggtccaaggctccccttcaactATGAGAATTAGGATAGAAGTTTTTTCATGAGCTTTGCCGCAAAAGATTTCTTGATTTTACATATCTAGGACTGAAACTTACATgttctttttaaaaaatattagaaCTCATAGAAATTGTTGTGTCTTGTATTATACTTTTTTATGCATTGGGAAAGTATTCATGTCATGATAATGGAGCGTGTTATCGCGTCTTTTGTTATTCAGTTGAAAGAAATGACACAAGAACTACCTCCTGATATCTCTGAGAGTTCAGCCCTGAAATCCATACAAACTCAGGTTGAATCTTTTCTTAATACATTCGGAAACCAAGCATCTGAAGACAACGCTTCTCTGTCATCCGATATGTCTTATAATCAACAGAAGCCAACACATAGAAATAATCTATCTTCTGAGTCTGTCATTAGAAATGATCAATGGGATGCTGCTGGAGTTCAAGAAACATCACATAATGTTGATGGAACTATACGTGAAAATCACGGACAATCAGCTTCAGAAACAAGAGGTGTACATCAATCAAGCGCGGAAAGTGTCTCAGGGTCACCTAAAGCTCAAAGAGAGGGACAAAAGGAAGTTATTGAACAATTTGAACCGGGCGTCTACGTTACTCTACTTCAACTTACAAATGGCACCAAGATCTTCAAGCGCGTTAGGTTCAGGTATTTCATTAAAATCTCTTTGTTGCTAAACTAAGATTTGATAACTTGTATTCCATCTGTCCCATTTTATTTGGCGCACTTTCTTTTTTAGTCTATACCAACAAAGTGACACCTTTCTATATtgagaaacaatttaactttatacGTGTAAAATGATGTATAGCCACAGAAATGCCTATGACCTGTCTTCGACCACAAGTTGGTACTGTTTGTTGACATCTTTGTATGTCAAACACAACCATCAGATAAACTAGGTACCAATAAAGTGACAgctttctatatttagaaacaattcaACTATATACGTTTAAAACGATGTATAGCCACATAAATGCCTATGACCTGTTTTCAACCACAAGTTTGTACTGTTTCTTGTCATCTTAATACGTCAAACACAACCATCACATAAACTGGGACGGAGGGAGTACCTAATCAACATCTTTGTACTGTTTGTTGATTGGACAATTTCCTGCAGTAAACGGAGGTTCGCGGAGCAACAAGCAGAAGAATGGTGGAAGGAAAACAAAGATAGGCTACTGAAAAAATACAGCCCTCCGAAGACAAACGTCGCGTCTGCTGATTCATCATTTCCTCCTCCACCAGCAACAGAGGAAAATAGTGAAACATCACAGTCTACATAGACTTGACTGCTAATTTTGTTAGCTTAGTGTTATTAGCAGCAGAAGCAGGTATAACATTTAGATTTAGTGAGTTTGAAGTGGATACATTTTATGCCTTTTAACTCTTTTGAGAAACTAGATATTTGATATGAGCAAAAGAGCAATGTGAATGCTATTTATGCAAAAAATGTACATGTAGGACTTGCTTTTGACAGAaggtaagaaaggaaaaagaaaataagtaTTGTTAGATAGAAGTCAGAATGTTGTTTAAGGAAGAATGAGAAATGATTAAGTATTTTCTTGCACACATGTAATGTAGCAAAGAAGGAGTGGTCAGATGTatgatattttaatttttgtagaATTTAAGTTTTGTGCACGGTTAGTGCATAGATTTTCTATACCATCTGGTTAAGTTACTTACAATAACATGTAAATCTCAGGTAAATTTATTTtcatagcaagtttgatatgacaATCTAAAAAATAGAAGAGTAACCTACTATATATAACCAATTAAATTGATATGTTTATATTGTCGGTTAATATAACTTATATCCATTTTTGTATTGATTAAAGAAGTCTCAAATAGAGCTTTTACTCTTTAAAGGAATGCTCTTCTATTTTtgccatataataataaaatcaatatAGTATAATTTGCTTGTCTCACCTAAAACATGCAATCTTAACAAGATATATCGTATAGTCCCAACCGCCACTAAAAGGAGAAttttatgaaattaattacaTCTATTATTCTCCTAAACTAAATTTTTGAGATGAATGCCAAGGAGAAAGTTCCAACAATTTCAGATTTGGAGGGAGACTCTCTTTATAAATTAAAGATTTGATGATCTATTACATACTGAGCCGCAAGTAACTTCTTATTTTGttatttacatttttttttttgaaattactAATATTTCTGATTCTTGAGTCAATATCATTCTTCTTCAATATTATtcttattttacatttaaaatcaAATACTGCTATTACAAAAGTATACTATTGAAGAAAACAATATTAGGATACAAACTCAACGAACTCAACTCATATGGGCACTGAACTAGGTGAAAATAGCAACGGCTACttggctagccagttttcggactggtaattaaaaaatagtcagcatttgcaaagtcattgaaaaatagccattattttttTTGCTGCAACAtgaaaagtttcagcataatatactggagattgacgtacctgtatatgaacttccatcatattatgctgaaactccaacacacggaaagttccagcataatctactggagattggagtacctgtatatgaacttccagcatgtGCTGgatcagtatattatactggaactccagcatattatgctggaatatttttcggattttgaacagtgttttcgttcagatttatctttacatgaaaagtggctaaatttctaTTACTATTGAAACTAAGGGTTTACACAGGTCgagttggttcgaattttttaattatcaaaccaaaccaattatatcgagttattaaatctaaagactaaaccaaaccaataaaagtcggatTTTTAAATCTTGTTTTTTCTCGGGTTTTTTGGGTTTTCGGGTTGTTTCGGTCTTTTCCATAAAATCTTCATAGCACCAAACatagaatttgtgctccaaatatttctttaagcCTAGTAAGGCAaaactatataaggtattttttaataaaataacataaatatgagataattcatggcattgtactaaaatattcaacaataaaaatgagaaaatcgcataaaataaatattattaataagccatgatgaaaacaaatataatttaaaattactaataagttgctaaaataagtacgactaataagtactattatttacatgattaaacactaaaagaaaaataagttatgcatttgatctaaaccatggaaaaactaaaaaacaGATATcaaacactattttcattcatagtacaattgaattgaatatcttttattatcattagtattgatttgattttggtttaggatttatttgagttactaacatttatggactataaaacttattggagcatccaaaaattataagtccaagcttgaaataatacgttaaaagataaaattatgaaaaagcttaagaaatattaataaactacattacaataaatattttcatgtattaaatatatttaaaacttgtaTACATATAATATCGGGTTGATATGATTtcgttttgactttttttttagttaaaatcaaacaAAACCAAATATCGTCGggtttttttccaacaccaaactaATTAAACCAAATCATAGTTGGACTTTTTTtttcggtttgactcggattatcgggttggtgcgGTTTGTCAGTTtgatttgtacacccctaattgaaacgatgactatttttcaattatcacttggaaatctgactattttttaatttcatcccAGAGGCCTGCTTTTTAAATTCTCTTTTACCAAAAATTAACTACCTTGCCTAGCCCCTTGGCAAAGTAAATTTTTGCCCGTTGTCTCTTTTGGTACAAACCTTTTAGTAAACGAccctctttttatttttcttgtagtTGATGGATCTCTTaggtgtcacgatccgaaattttcaccttcggaccgtgatgacgtctaatatttcacttgctaggcaagccaacgttagaataatattatccattttaaaataatttttaaatttattaataataaggaagcaaatgcggaagtaattttgaaataatccataataataacggtgtctaaataccatcacagaattggtgtcacaagtgcacgagtttctagaataaatataaataaaggtctgaataatataaagctgtctggaaataaacacacagctaaagtacaatagacggggacttctgaactgcagacgccatgcagttatacctcaagtctcctatgatagctgaaatccgaacaagtctatggtacgccgctgagaccaactccaaaatctgcacaagaagtgcagagtgtagtatcagtacaaccgacctcatgtactagtaagtgctgagcctaacctcgacgaagtagtgacgaggctaaggcggttcacttacattaacctgtacgcaatattagtaacaacaacaataataggaataaatcaggtaattcatttataataattgaaggcaactcaacagtcttaaccaattatcatttccattatttctgttgcagtgtgcaacccgctctcacaatatatccacattcagttcttttgcggcgtgcaacccgctcctccaacatattcattttaatcaagtctgttgtggcgtgcaacccgatcctccaatattaactttttaacaagtctgttatggcgtgcaacccgatcctccaatattgacttttaataagtctgttgcggcgtgcaacccgatcctccaatattgacttttaataagtctgttgcggcgtacaacccgatcctccaatattgacttttaataagtctattgcggtgtgcaacccgatcctccaatattgacttttaataagtctgttgcggcgtacaacccgatcctccaatatattcattataatcaatttaccaattcttatagaagaaatttttccaataaatgtaacaattaatataaaattacgagacaacaagcgtacaataattatggtttaattataaagcaaacaatgacaaatagcaaattattatggaaatcagggagcaaataggcagtttaatatttattatgctaaatgtcaaataacaattaaggcacataattcaaaaattaatgcaggaacttaagaatttatatttgtaaagaataagagagaaacaattattataataattaatttatgattaaaaataatttatgatttttcaagtaagcaggcaaacaattaatttgacgacgtatagacactcgtcacctcgcgtatacgtcgtttacatgcaattcacataacaaacaatttaagggttctattttctcaagtcaaggttaaccccgacacttacctcgttttgcaaattctaatcaattattcaaccacaacttttccttttaaatttgcctctgaaagcttcaaatctattcacaaataattcaatatattcaatactaatcataggaattaatttcatataaatttataaatttttcggataaaatccgaaattcattaaaatattcgacagtgggacccacgtctcaaatcccggaaaaactcatgaaatccgaacacccgttccaatacgagttcaaccataccaaatttgtccaattccgatatcaaatggaccttcaaatcttaatttttcgtttttggaaagttttacaaaaatttcaatttcttccatctaaattcgaaataaatgatgaatatagacatggatttgtgaaatacaatcactatatgataaagaacacttacccagttcaaagtcgtaaaaattccccttgaaatcgcccaaatccgagacttaaaactcaaaaatgagtaaaaatggctaagacctgattttatgtattctgcccaatATTTTCGCATTTacgggctatattttcgcacctgcggtctcgcatttgcgagacaaagctcgcatttgcgaagtggggctgccaggcgaggttccgcacctgcggacaaaatgtcgcacatgcgacgtccgcttctgcgcaaaggGCTGCACCTGCGAAGAACGCATCTGcaatggaagtctcgcttctgcgagctcgcacctgcggtcaaaattctgcaggtgcgattacaccaaactcaaaatttcagattttgcttaagtccaattcttgttccgatttcgatccgtttcactctcggggtactcgggaccccgctcgaatataccaacaagtcccgtaacataatacgaacttactcggggtctaaaatcacgtcaaacaatactaaaattacaattcacatcccgattcgaactttgagctttaaacttttaatttgcaaatctcgtgccaaaacatattaaatgaatccggaatgacttcaaatttggcacacaagtcataaatgacataacggagctgttcaaattttcagaatcgaattccggctccgatatcaaaaagtcaaccccgtggtcaaacttgaaacatttagcctttaaattgctagttctgttaaatggtcataacttcagttagggacctccaaattaaatttcgggcatacgcccaagtctcaaatcacgatacagagttaccggaactgtcaaaacaccgatccgggaccgtttgctaaaaatgttgactaaggtcaactcacttgaattttaaagctctatttcccattttaatctattttttacataaaaacttttcagaaaattgtacggactgtgcacgcaagtcgaggaatgataaatggtgcttttcgaggtcttagagcacaaaattacttattaaatttaaagatgtcattttgggtcatcacattaggTCACACTCTAAAGATACTTTTTGAACAAATTGAAAATCTTATGACAATTTGTAAGTTAATTATTACATAGGTTAGACCATAATCTAATATCTTGTGAGTAAATTAAATTATATCACCATATATTAGACCCGAATCTAAGCATAAGAGTGTGCTATATATGGAATCTTGTAAAAAATATGTACCCTCAGTTCTAATTTATGCGATATAATTTGATAGAACAATTACATTTAAGAAAGAAcgaaaatttttggaagttgTGATTTTAAACAAGATTTCTAGTGACCATGTTTAAAACTAAGGGAGTAATAAGAAGTTTAAAAGttaaattaatattaaaatatatcttcttctttttattttttttgtattacAGTGAACTAATAAGAAAATAGTGCAACGTGAAATAATAGAGAGAATGGTTAATTTTGCCACCTGAgtatggcaaatgggacgaaaggGACTGTATATGAAAAAGAGAAACCGATAGACAGTGCATATGTTAAGTTCAGTTAATTGAATTTTACAGTTATAAGTATTAGTAATAGGTTATTTAactaaataatatatatttgttaaaaaataatcttatctaattaatttataaattaaactaAATTGAGAGACAAATTATTTTGTATttgaattaatttaaaataaaaatattgcaaTAATAAATTCGTTCTAGTGTTAAGAATATGAGAGCTAAGTGGTTTGAgatatacaacaacaacccagtataatttcactagtggaatctggggagagtagtgtgtacgcagaccttacccctaccatgaggtcgagaggctgtttccaatagacca
Protein-coding sequences here:
- the LOC104102557 gene encoding PH, RCC1 and FYVE domains-containing protein 1, producing the protein MADPANYGNPDRDIDQGLIALKKGTQLIKYSRKGKPKFCPFRVSPDETTLIWYSRGAERNLKLSSVSKIIPGQRTPVFKRYLRPEKEYLSFSLIYNNGERSLDLICKDKIEAEIWIAGLKNLISAGQARNSRRTQSDISDLQNTHPCGSTLDFSQTIARDWTSADHYSGETSLSVRSSDVGSERGNMQVRTSSDGFRISVSSTPSCSSGGSGPDDIESLGDVYVWGEIWCDGVSKDGAGNPITIKHDVLSPKPLESNVVLDVHQIACGVRHIALVTRQGEVFTWGEESGGRLGHGIEKDFSRPRLVEFLAVTNVDFVSCGEYHTCAVSTLGDLYTWGDGTHNAGLLGHGNDVSHWIPKRVSGPLEGLQVLSVACGTWHSALATANGKLFTFGDGSFGVLGHGDRESVLYPKEVQSLNGLKTIKVACGVWHTAAIVEVTNHNCGNVPTRKLFTWGDGDKNRLGHGNKETYLLPTCVSAIIDYNFHQLACGHNITVGLTTSGHVFIMGSNAYGQLGNPQADGKVPSLVQDKLVGEFVEEIVCGAFHVAVLTSRSEVFTWGKGANGRLGHGDTEDRNAPTLVEALKDRHVKNIACGSNYTASICIHKWVSGADQSVCSGCRQAFGFTRKRHNCYNCGLVHCHACSSKKALKAALAPTPGKPHRVCESCYMKLKKASEGSSSFYAKKFNSSHRPENSKLDRGEPKTSRVLLSPTVEPIKYLEVKSTRPGIKSDSLSIVRASQVPSLLQLKDIAFPSSLSALQHALKPVVTAQPQPQSHSQSQSQSQPPSSNSRPASPYSRRPSPPRSPAPVFSRGVIDSLRKTNDVLHQEVAKLQNQIKSLKQKSDGQDAEIKKLKESSQESSRLVAERASKCNIAVETMKSITAQLKEMTQELPPDISESSALKSIQTQVESFLNTFGNQASEDNASLSSDMSYNQQKPTHRNNLSSESVIRNDQWDAAGVQETSHNVDGTIRENHGQSASETRGVHQSSAESVSGSPKAQREGQKEVIEQFEPGVYVTLLQLTNGTKIFKRVRFSKRRFAEQQAEEWWKENKDRLLKKYSPPKTNVASADSSFPPPPATEENSETSQST